A section of the Rhodobacteraceae bacterium M382 genome encodes:
- a CDS encoding tandem-95 repeat protein — MTELNAGGVAILGFNGDGSNDFSFVLMSDVAAGTVIYFTDAGTSSGSNQFLDNGIDGVKAWTASVDYAAGTVVNSVTGPHVSEFADPFILGDFSLFGALNLAGKVAGGDQLFAFQATGTELAPGVIEADSVNFLFAIQSNSTNFQGSSSDGGASDGDPSDPNQSGVPLGLTEGDTALALGAGSDPEDPTGNLVYSGPTTGTRAGLLAAIADESNWTKSDTPQTQLTAAFTITDAAANADPVVSIPAVIPTTAHHFETDEDTVVNVTGVSVSDAEGDAVTVILTADGTITVANSGTVTDNGSSSVTVSGSVADVNTALAGLTYLPSFEFSGDEVITIKAFDDLLSFTQERITVQVAPVDDPTTIGDVPATAGFTSAELLSGAQLLFGDVSGDVPVATVTDPDTILFGGGRIEVTYSSGGVPSDQLSVRDVSFIVPGTTTRLGIEIVEPVQPTPPAAQLPTEIFSTVSFGPDSEGRAKIGEIRVGNDGSNGSSLIIDLVGTVHAAAIEDILLALEFGSTMPGAGTRTIDITVYDAADNASNTTSTDVSITVANAVPVLDGLESVVELDVATLGTPQHFIDTALDVIDPDSNDFDGGSVRIEFTSLRDGEGDFLVGDEFFGIADLGDITVVGTAVFHLGNQIGTITGDGTGGAPFVVDLAGANATPDAVEALIEALTYTNIAGTPETTRGVDLTVSDGDGGTTDPQSFRIEAITPPPPPPPADFTITYTENDPIQVIDDEAQISVPTFTPNDFVNLTVTITGGGVTTEDVLTAASGVSGVTPVYSGSTITGVSVSVGGASVFFSASGGSNGNPLVLVPQVGGFFGTLGGTVEHVQLLSQALGYVNTSDDPTDANRTVTVDLDTGAGAVTLNTFTVDVDPVADAPVISDLATQVDLLFANVSGTSAFIDTSITVTDADTTNFNGSKLTVEHTGAAQAGDQLTVEDQGAVTVAGSTISHTGTAVATITGGSNGSALVIDFTGATVTLAMVDEIMEAISFETTDLDPALSRTLRYTLENAEAGTATSAPVTINITGPGANQPPEIAIPDPIFGVNRSDLLDTPQAVFASVSVTDSDSADFVGGSLTISYVESRVRTENQLSIVGPTFFLIGNQLGHSTMGRVGTIVSDGSDGSPLQISFNTPFLVTPSIVDELLDAIRYQNTSLTPEASVDLLVQISDGDGETSLPAQVRVDITFDAVAVDDTVAGTEDTQTVISFADLLANDPDADPDATVTGVSGAVNGTVAIFGDTVRFDPTADFSGDASFTYEISNGQSTDQATVTVSVAAVNDAPTAVTLTQTLSDIDENSDTSSRIQVATIAVTDDALGVNDLGLSGADAAEFEIDGGVLYLRAGTTLNFEDQDQFDVTVTVDDTSVGATPDAQASLSVAVNDVNEAPTAVTLTQTLSDIDENSDTSSRIQVATIAVTDDALGVNDLGLSGADAAEFEIDGGVLYLRAGTTLNFEDQDQFDVTVTVDDTSVGATPDAQASLSVAVNDVNEAPTAVTLTQTLSDIDENSDTSSRIQVATIAVTDDALGVNDLGLSGADAAEFEIDGGVLYLRAGTTLNFEDQDQFDVTVTVDDTSVGATPDAQASLSVAVNDVNEAPTAVTLTQTLSDIDENSDTSSRIQVATIAVTDDALGVNDLGLSGADAAEFEIDGGVLYLRAGTTLNFEDQDQFDVTVTVDDTSVGATPDAQASLSVAVNDVNEAPTAVTLTQTLSDIDENSDTSSRIQVATIAVTDDALGVNDLGLSGADAAEFEIDGGVLYLRAGTTLNFEDQDQFDVTVTVDDTSVGATPDAQASLSVAVNDVNEAPTAVTLTQTLSDIDENSDTSSRIQVATIAVTDDALGVNDLGLSGADAAEFEIDGGVLYLRAGTTLNFEDQDQFDVTVTVDDTSVGATPDAQASLSVAVNDVNEAPTAVTLTQTLSDIDENSDTSSRIQVATIAVTDDALGVNDLGLSGADAAEFEIDGGVLYLRAGTTLNFEDQDQFDVTVTVDDTSVGATPDAQASLSVAVNDVNEAPTAVTLTQTLSDIDENSDTSSRIQVATIAVTDDALGVNDLGLSGADAAEFEIDGGVLYLRAGTTLNFEDQDQFDVTVTVDDTSVGATPDAQASLSVAVNDVNEAPTAVTLTQTLSDIDENSDTSSRIQVATIAVTDDALGVNDLGLSGADAAEFEIDGGVLYLRAGTTLNFEDQDQFDVTVTVDDTSVGATPDAQASLSVAVNDVNEAPTAVTLTQTLSDIDENSDTSSRIQVATIAVTDDALGVNDLGLSGADAAEFEIDGGVLYLRAGTTLNFEDQDQFDVTVTVDDTSVGATPDAQASLSVAVNDVNEAPTAVTLTQTLSDIDENSDTSSRIQVATIAVTDDALGVNDLGLSGADAAEFEIDGGVLYLRAGTTLNFEDQDQFDVTVTVDDTSVGATPDAQASLSVAVNDVNEAPTAVTLTQTLSDIDENSDTSSRIQVATIAVTDDALGVNDLGLSGADAAEFEIDGGVLYLRAGTTLNFEDQDQFDVTVTVDDTSVGATPDAQASLSVAVNDVNEAPTAVTLTQTLSDIDENSDTSSRIQVATIAVTDDALGVNDLGLSGADAAEFEIDGGVLYLRAGTTLNFEDQDQFDVTVTVDDTSVGATPDAQASLSVAVNDVNEAPTAVTLTQTLSDIDENSDTSSRIQVATIAVTDDALGVNDLGLSGADAAEFEIDGGVLYLRAGTTLNFEDQDQFDVTVTVDDTSVGATPDAQASLSVAVNDVNEAPTAVTLTQTLSDIDENSDTSSRIQVATIAVTDDALGVNDLGLSGADAAEFEIDGGVLYLRAGTTLNFEDQDQFDVTVTVDDTSVGATPDAQASLSVAVNDVNEAPTAVTLTQTLSDIDENSDTSSRIQVATIAVTDDALGVNDLGLSGADAAEFEIDGGVLYLRAGTTLNFEDQDQFDVTVTVDDTSVGATPDAQASLSVAVNDVNEAPTAVTLTQTLSDIDENSDTSSRIQVATIAVTDDALGVNDLGLSGADAAEFEIDGGVLYLRAGTTLNFEDQDQFDVTVTVDDTSVGATPDAQASLSVAVNDVNEAPTAVTLTQTLSDIDENSDTSSRIQVATIAVTDDALGVNDLGLSGADAAEFEIDGGVLYLRAGTTLNFEDQDQFDVTVTVDDTSVGATPDAQASLSVAVNDVNEAPTAVTLTQTLSDIDENSDTSSRIQVATIAVTDDALGVNDLGLSGADAAEFEIDGGVLYLRAGTTLNFEDQDQFDVTVTVDDTSVGATPDAQASLSVSVNDVNEAPTAVTLTQTLSDIDENSDTSSRIQVATIAVTDDALGVNDLGLSGADAAEFEIDGGVLYLRAGTTLNFEDQDQFDVTVTVDDTSVGATPDAQASLSVAVNDVNEAPSGSVALTGVEAETFVLTADVSAIEDPEGILAGSFVYTWFRDLVAIAGATEQTYTLTEADVGSEISVSVTFTDLLGKSETGGTAETDAITATNQLLTGTPDMDTLTGGGGDDTVLGLGENDRLSGSGGNDSIEGGSGNDLIDGDTGRDTLEGGDGADILRGGEGNDELDGGTGSDRINAGAGDDFVFSFSSSSADSDLIFAGSGDDTVVSGNGQDTVFGMEGDDLISGGGGSDFLVGQDGDDVLSGGANQDILFGGDGDDFLNGGFAHDLLHGGSGADRFFRFDGLGHGTDWIADYDASEGDLLVFAGPAATASDFTVFFTNAVDDLGILSGDDAIEEAFVLYNPTGQRIFTLVDGASQTELILRVATTGEEFDLLA; from the coding sequence ATGACCGAATTGAATGCTGGCGGCGTCGCCATTCTTGGCTTCAATGGTGACGGCTCCAACGATTTTTCGTTCGTGTTGATGTCTGATGTTGCCGCTGGCACCGTCATTTACTTTACCGACGCAGGTACAAGCAGCGGCAGCAATCAGTTTCTCGACAATGGGATTGATGGGGTAAAGGCCTGGACGGCCTCTGTGGACTATGCGGCCGGGACCGTTGTGAATTCGGTGACAGGCCCGCATGTTAGTGAGTTTGCCGACCCGTTCATTTTGGGCGATTTCTCGCTGTTTGGGGCATTGAACCTGGCTGGCAAGGTTGCTGGTGGTGATCAATTGTTCGCCTTTCAGGCAACCGGGACGGAGTTGGCACCTGGGGTCATTGAGGCGGATTCCGTCAATTTTCTGTTTGCGATTCAATCCAATTCGACCAATTTTCAAGGCTCTTCGAGCGATGGTGGAGCCTCGGACGGAGACCCCAGCGATCCTAACCAGTCCGGCGTGCCGCTGGGGCTGACCGAGGGCGATACCGCGCTGGCCCTGGGGGCTGGTTCGGATCCCGAAGATCCGACAGGTAACCTGGTCTATTCCGGTCCGACCACAGGAACCCGTGCAGGTTTGTTGGCCGCAATTGCGGACGAGTCGAACTGGACCAAATCCGATACACCGCAGACCCAGCTGACAGCCGCATTTACTATTACGGACGCGGCTGCGAATGCCGATCCGGTGGTCAGCATTCCCGCGGTGATCCCGACCACGGCGCATCATTTTGAAACGGATGAAGACACCGTTGTGAACGTGACGGGGGTGTCCGTTTCTGATGCCGAAGGCGACGCAGTCACGGTGATCCTGACGGCAGATGGCACCATCACCGTCGCCAATTCGGGGACCGTGACAGACAATGGATCAAGCAGCGTAACGGTGAGCGGCAGTGTCGCAGATGTGAATACGGCACTGGCCGGTTTAACCTATCTGCCATCATTCGAATTCAGCGGTGACGAAGTCATCACCATCAAGGCGTTTGATGATCTTCTGTCCTTTACGCAGGAACGTATCACTGTTCAGGTGGCACCGGTCGATGATCCGACCACGATTGGTGATGTCCCGGCAACGGCCGGATTCACCTCGGCTGAACTGTTGTCCGGTGCGCAATTGCTTTTCGGGGACGTCAGCGGCGACGTCCCGGTTGCAACGGTCACAGACCCTGACACGATCCTCTTTGGGGGCGGTCGTATCGAGGTTACCTATTCCAGTGGCGGAGTGCCAAGCGATCAGCTTTCGGTGCGAGATGTGAGTTTTATTGTTCCGGGAACAACCACCAGACTCGGAATTGAAATTGTCGAGCCTGTTCAGCCGACCCCACCCGCAGCTCAGTTGCCGACTGAGATTTTCAGCACTGTCAGCTTCGGTCCAGACTCGGAGGGCCGGGCCAAAATCGGCGAAATTCGCGTTGGCAACGATGGTAGCAATGGATCATCTCTGATTATTGATTTGGTTGGCACAGTTCATGCTGCTGCTATCGAAGACATTTTGCTGGCTTTGGAATTCGGCAGCACGATGCCAGGGGCAGGCACCCGAACAATCGACATCACGGTGTACGATGCCGCCGACAATGCGTCCAACACAACCAGCACGGATGTTTCGATTACTGTCGCCAATGCTGTCCCGGTTCTGGATGGGCTTGAATCAGTCGTGGAACTGGACGTTGCCACCCTGGGAACACCGCAGCATTTCATCGATACGGCGCTGGACGTCATTGATCCGGATTCGAACGATTTCGACGGCGGGTCGGTGCGCATCGAATTCACCAGCCTGCGCGATGGCGAAGGCGATTTCCTGGTTGGCGACGAATTCTTTGGTATTGCCGATTTGGGCGATATCACCGTGGTCGGGACTGCCGTGTTCCATCTGGGCAATCAGATCGGCACCATTACCGGTGACGGAACAGGCGGAGCGCCCTTTGTCGTCGACCTGGCAGGAGCGAACGCAACCCCGGATGCTGTCGAGGCGCTGATCGAGGCGCTGACCTATACCAATATCGCAGGCACGCCTGAAACAACACGTGGCGTTGATCTGACAGTATCCGATGGAGATGGCGGTACAACCGATCCCCAGTCCTTCCGGATCGAAGCCATTACCCCGCCGCCGCCGCCGCCGCCAGCCGACTTTACCATCACCTATACTGAAAACGACCCGATCCAGGTGATCGACGATGAAGCCCAGATTTCGGTGCCGACCTTTACGCCGAATGATTTTGTCAACCTGACGGTCACGATCACGGGTGGCGGTGTAACAACCGAAGACGTGTTGACAGCGGCCTCGGGCGTTTCAGGTGTAACACCAGTTTATAGTGGCTCGACAATAACAGGTGTAAGCGTTTCTGTCGGAGGCGCATCAGTATTTTTTAGTGCCTCGGGTGGGTCCAATGGCAATCCACTGGTTCTTGTCCCGCAAGTTGGTGGGTTTTTTGGCACTTTGGGCGGAACAGTCGAACACGTCCAATTGCTCAGTCAGGCCCTTGGCTATGTGAACACCAGCGACGATCCGACCGATGCGAACCGGACAGTTACCGTTGATCTCGACACCGGGGCAGGTGCTGTGACCTTGAACACGTTCACGGTTGACGTTGACCCGGTGGCCGATGCCCCGGTTATTTCGGATCTGGCGACGCAGGTTGATCTGCTTTTCGCCAATGTTTCCGGGACCTCTGCGTTCATCGATACATCGATCACCGTCACCGATGCTGACACAACCAATTTCAACGGTAGCAAGCTGACCGTTGAACATACCGGGGCGGCCCAGGCAGGCGATCAGCTGACCGTCGAAGATCAGGGTGCAGTCACTGTAGCGGGGTCAACGATTTCCCATACGGGTACTGCTGTTGCCACAATCACCGGCGGCAGCAATGGATCGGCGCTTGTCATTGATTTCACCGGAGCAACGGTCACGCTTGCAATGGTCGATGAGATCATGGAAGCCATTTCGTTTGAGACAACCGATCTCGATCCCGCGCTATCACGGACCCTCCGGTATACGCTTGAAAATGCCGAGGCTGGAACCGCCACGTCGGCACCAGTAACAATCAACATCACCGGGCCCGGTGCCAACCAACCACCTGAAATTGCCATCCCGGATCCGATATTTGGCGTGAACCGCAGCGATCTTTTGGACACGCCACAGGCCGTTTTTGCCTCTGTTTCAGTCACGGACAGCGATTCAGCGGACTTTGTCGGCGGTTCGCTGACGATTTCTTATGTCGAGTCTCGCGTGCGGACAGAGAACCAGCTGAGCATTGTGGGCCCGACGTTTTTTCTCATCGGGAATCAGCTGGGTCACAGCACAATGGGTAGGGTCGGGACAATTGTCAGCGATGGCAGCGATGGATCGCCGCTGCAGATCAGCTTTAACACCCCTTTTTTGGTAACGCCATCGATTGTTGACGAGCTTCTGGACGCCATCCGGTATCAGAATACCTCTCTGACTCCCGAAGCAAGTGTGGATCTGCTGGTCCAGATCAGCGATGGAGACGGGGAAACGTCGCTCCCGGCGCAGGTAAGAGTTGATATCACTTTCGATGCAGTCGCGGTCGATGACACTGTCGCTGGCACCGAAGATACTCAAACGGTCATCTCCTTTGCCGACCTACTTGCAAATGACCCTGATGCGGACCCAGATGCCACCGTGACCGGTGTATCCGGGGCTGTAAACGGAACTGTGGCCATCTTTGGTGATACCGTCAGGTTCGACCCAACCGCTGATTTTTCCGGTGACGCATCCTTTACCTATGAAATCAGCAATGGCCAGTCCACTGATCAGGCCACTGTTACGGTGTCTGTTGCTGCGGTCAATGACGCCCCGACGGCGGTGACGCTGACGCAGACGCTGAGCGACATTGACGAGAATTCGGACACCAGCAGCCGGATCCAGGTGGCGACGATTGCGGTGACGGATGATGCGCTGGGGGTCAATGACCTGGGGCTGAGCGGCGCGGATGCGGCCGAGTTTGAGATCGACGGCGGGGTTCTGTACCTGCGGGCGGGCACCACGCTGAACTTTGAGGATCAGGACCAGTTCGACGTGACGGTGACGGTGGATGACACCAGCGTCGGCGCAACACCGGATGCCCAGGCCAGCCTGAGCGTCGCGGTCAACGATGTGAACGAAGCGCCGACGGCGGTGACGCTGACGCAGACGCTGAGCGACATTGACGAGAATTCGGACACCAGCAGCCGGATCCAGGTGGCGACGATTGCGGTGACGGATGATGCGCTGGGGGTCAATGACCTGGGGCTGAGCGGCGCGGATGCGGCCGAGTTTGAGATCGACGGCGGGGTTCTGTACCTGCGGGCGGGCACCACGCTGAACTTTGAGGATCAGGACCAGTTCGACGTGACGGTGACGGTGGATGACACCAGCGTCGGCGCAACACCGGATGCCCAGGCCAGCCTGAGCGTCGCGGTCAACGATGTGAACGAAGCGCCGACGGCGGTGACGCTGACGCAGACGCTGAGCGACATTGACGAGAATTCGGACACCAGCAGCCGGATCCAGGTGGCGACGATTGCGGTGACGGATGATGCGCTGGGGGTCAATGATCTGGGGCTGAGCGGCGCGGATGCGGCCGAGTTTGAGATCGACGGCGGGGTTCTGTACCTGCGGGCGGGCACCACGCTGAACTTTGAGGATCAGGACCAGTTCGACGTGACGGTGACGGTGGATGACACCAGCGTCGGCGCAACGCCGGATGCCCAGGCCAGCCTGAGCGTCGCGGTCAACGATGTGAACGAAGCGCCAACGGCGGTGACGCTGACGCAGACGCTGAGCGACATTGACGAGAATTCGGACACCAGCAGCCGGATCCAGGTGGCGACGATTGCGGTGACGGATGATGCGCTGGGGGTCAATGACCTGGGGCTGAGCGGCGCGGATGCGGCCGAATTCGAGATCGACGGCGGGGTTCTGTACCTGCGGGCGGGCACCACGCTGAACTTTGAGGATCAGGACCAGTTCGACGTGACGGTGACGGTGGATGACACCAGCGTCGGCGCAACGCCGGATGCCCAGGCCAGCCTGAGCGTCGCGGTCAACGATGTGAACGAAGCGCCAACGGCGGTGACGCTGACGCAGACGCTGAGCGACATTGACGAGAATTCGGACACCAGCAGCCGGATCCAGGTGGCGACGATTGCGGTGACGGATGATGCGCTGGGGGTCAATGACCTGGGGCTGAGCGGCGCGGATGCGGCCGAATTCGAGATCGACGGCGGGGTTCTGTACCTGCGGGCGGGCACCACGCTGAACTTTGAGGATCAGGACCAGTTCGACGTGACGGTGACGGTGGATGACACCAGCGTCGGCGCAACGCCGGATGCCCAGGCCAGCCTGAGCGTCGCGGTCAATGATGTGAACGAAGCGCCGACGGCGGTGACGCTGACGCAGACGCTGAGCGACATTGACGAGAATTCGGACACCAGCAGCCGGATCCAGGTGGCGACGATTGCGGTGACGGATGATGCGCTGGGGGTCAATGACCTGGGGCTGAGCGGCGCGGATGCGGCCGAGTTTGAGATCGACGGCGGGGTTCTGTACCTGCGGGCGGGCACCACGCTGAACTTTGAGGATCAGGACCAGTTCGACGTGACGGTGACGGTGGATGACACCAGCGTCGGCGCAACACCGGATGCCCAGGCCAGCCTGAGCGTCGCGGTCAACGATGTGAACGAAGCGCCGACGGCGGTGACGCTGACGCAGACGCTGAGCGACATTGACGAGAATTCGGACACCAGCAGCCGGATCCAGGTGGCGACGATTGCGGTGACGGATGATGCGCTGGGGGTCAATGACCTGGGGCTGAGCGGCGCGGATGCGGCCGAATTCGAGATCGACGGCGGGGTTCTGTACCTGCGGGCGGGCACCACGCTGAACTTTGAGGATCAGGACCAGTTCGACGTGACGGTGACGGTGGATGACACCAGCGTCGGCGCAACGCCGGATGCCCAGGCCAGCCTGAGCGTCGCGGTCAACGATGTGAACGAAGCGCCAACGGCGGTGACGCTGACGCAGACGCTGAGCGACATTGACGAGAATTCGGACACCAGCAGCCGGATCCAGGTGGCGACGATTGCGGTGACGGATGATGCGCTGGGGGTCAATGACCTGGGGCTGAGCGGCGCGGATGCGGCCGAGTTTGAGATCGACGGCGGGGTTCTGTACCTGCGGGCGGGCACCACGCTGAACTTTGAGGATCAGGACCAGTTCGACGTGACGGTGACGGTGGATGACACCAGCGTCGGCGCAACACCGGATGCCCAGGCCAGCCTGAGCGTCGCGGTCAACGATGTGAACGAAGCGCCGACGGCGGTGACGCTGACGCAGACGCTGAGCGACATTGACGAGAATTCGGACACCAGCAGCCGGATCCAGGTGGCGACGATTGCGGTGACGGATGATGCGCTGGGGGTCAATGACCTGGGGCTGAGCGGCGCGGATGCGGCCGAGTTTGAGATCGACGGCGGGGTTCTGTACCTGCGGGCGGGCACCACGCTGAACTTTGAGGATCAGGACCAGTTCGACGTGACGGTGACGGTGGATGACACCAGCGTCGGCGCAACACCGGATGCCCAGGCCAGCCTGAGCGTCGCGGTCAACGATGTGAACGAAGCGCCGACGGCGGTGACGCTGACGCAGACGCTGAGCGACATTGACGAGAATTCGGACACCAGCAGCCGGATCCAGGTGGCGACGATTGCGGTGACGGATGATGCGCTGGGGGTCAATGATCTGGGGCTGAGCGGCGCGGATGCGGCCGAGTTTGAGATCGACGGCGGGGTTCTGTACCTGCGGGCGGGCACCACGCTGAACTTTGAGGATCAGGACCAGTTCGACGTGACGGTGACGGTGGATGACACCAGCGTCGGCGCAACGCCGGATGCCCAGGCCAGCCTGAGCGTCGCGGTCAACGATGTGAACGAAGCGCCAACGGCGGTGACGCTGACGCAGACGCTGAGCGACATTGACGAGAATTCGGACACCAGCAGCCGGATCCAGGTGGCGACGATTGCGGTGACGGATGATGCGCTGGGGGTCAATGACCTGGGGCTGAGCGGCGCGGATGCGGCCGAATTCGAGATCGACGGCGGGGTTCTGTACCTGCGGGCGGGCACCACGCTGAACTTTGAGGATCAGGACCAGTTCGACGTGACGGTGACGGTGGATGACACCAGCGTCGGCGCAACGCCGGATGCCCAGGCCAGCCTGAGCGTCGCGGTCAACGATGTGAACGAAGCGCCAACGGCGGTGACGCTGACGCAGACGCTGAGCGACATTGACGAGAATTCGGACACCAGCAGCCGGATCCAGGTGGCGACGATTGCGGTGACGGATGATGCGCTGGGGGTCAATGACCTGGGGCTGAGCGGCGCGGATGCGGCCGAATTCGAGATCGACGGCGGGGTTCTGTACCTGCGGGCGGGCACCACGCTGAACTTTGAGGATCAGGACCAGTTCGACGTGACGGTGACGGTGGATGACACCAGCGTCGGCGCAACGCCGGATGCCCAGGCCAGCCTGAGCGTCGCGGTCAACGATGTGAACGAAGCGCCAACGGCGGTGACGCTGACGCAGACGCTGAGCGACATTGACGAGAATTCGGACACCAGCAGCCGGATCCAGGTGGCGACGATTGCGGTGACGGATGATGCGCTGGGGGTCAATGACCTGGGGCTGAGCGGCGCGGATGCGGCCGAATTCGAGATCGACGGCGGGGTTCTGTACCTGCGGGCGGGCACCACGCTGAACTTTGAGGATCAGGACCAGTTCGACGTGACGGTGACGGTGGATGACACCAGCGTCGGCGCAACGCCGGATGCCCAGGCCAGCCTGAGCGTCGCGGTCAACGATGTGAACGAAGCGCCAACGGCGGTGACGCTGACGCAGACGCTGAGCGACATTGACGAGAATTCGGACACCAGCAGCCGGATCCAGGTGGCGACGATTGCGGTGACGGATGATGCGCTGGGGGTCAATGACCTGGGGCTGAGCGGCGCGGATGCGGCCGAATTCGAGATCGACGGCGGGGTTCTGTACCTGCGGGCGGGCACCACGCTGAACTTTGAGGATCAGGACCAGTTCGACGTGACGGTGACGGTGGATGACACCAGCGTCGGCGCAACGCCGGATGCCCAGGCCAGCCTGAGCGTCGCGGTCAATGATGTGAACGAAGCGCCGACGGCGGTGACGCTGACGCAGACGCTGAGCGACATTGACGAGAATTCGGACACCAGCAGCCGGATCCAGGTGGCGACGATTGCGGTGACGGATGATGCGCTGGGGGTCAATGACCTGGGGCTGAGCGGCGCGGATGCGGCCGAGTTTGAGATCGACGGCGGGGTTCTGTACCTGCGGGCGGGCACCACGCTGAACTTTGAGGATCAGGACCAGTTCGACGTGACGGTGACGGTGGATGACACCAGCGTCGGCGCAACACCGGATGCCCAGGCCAGCCTGAGCGTCGCGGTCAACGATGTGAACGAAGCGCCGACGGCGGTGACGCTGACGCAGACGCTGAGCGACATTGACGAGAATTCGGACACCAGCAGCCGGATCCAGGTGGCGACGATTGCGGTGACGGATGATGCGCTGGGGGTCAATGATCTGGGGCTGAGCGGCGCGGATGCGGCCGAATTCGAGATCGACGGCGGGGTTCTGTACCTGCGGGCGGGCACCACGCTGAACTTTGAGGATCAGGACCAGTTCGACGTGACGGTGACGGTGGATGACACCAGCGTCGGCGCAACGCCGGATGCCCAGGCCAGCCTGAGCGTCGCGGTCAACGATGTGAACGAAGCGCCAACGGCGGTGACGCTGACGCAGACGCTGAGCGACATTGACGAGAATTCGGACACCAGCAGCCGGATCCAGGTGGCGACGATTGCGGTGACGGATGATGCGCTGGGGGTCAATGACCTGGGGCTGAGCGGCGCGGATGCGGCCGAATTCGAGATCGACGGCGGGGTTCTGTACCTGCGGGCGGGCACCACGCTGAACTTTGAGGATCAGGACCAGTTCGACGTGACGGTGACGGTGGATGACACCAGCGTCGGCGCAACGCCGGATGCCCAGGCCAGCCTGAGCGTCGCGGTCAATGATGTGAACGAAGCGCCGACGGCGGTGACGCTGACGCAGACGCTGAGCGACATTGACGAGAATTCGGACACCAGCAGCCGGATCCAGGTGGCGACGATTGCGGTGACGGATGATGCGCTGGGGGTCAATGACCTGGGGCTGAGCGGCGCGGATGCGGCCGAGTTTGAGATCGACGGCGGGGTTCTGTACCTGCGGGCGGGCACCACGCTGAACTTTGAGGATCAGGACCAGTTCGACGTGACGGTGACGGTGGATGACACCAGCGTCGGCGCAACGCCGGATGCCCAGGCCAGCCTGAGCGTCGCGGTCAACGATGTGAACGAAGCGCCAACGGCGGTGACGCTGACGCAGACGCTGAGCGACATTGACGAGAATTCGGACACCAGCAGCCGGATCCAGGTGGCGACGATTGCGGTGACGGATGATGCGCTGGGGGTCAATGACCTGGGGCTGAGCGGCGCGGATGCGGCCGAATTCGAGATCGACGGCGGGGTTCTGTACCTGCGGGCGGGCACCACGCTGAACTTTGAGGATCAGGACCAGTTCGACGTGACGGTGACGGTGGATGACACCAGCGTCGGCGCAACGCCGGATGCCCAGGCCAGCCTGAGCGTTTCGGTCAATGATGTGAACGAAGCGCCGACGGCGGTGACGCTGACGCAGACGCTGAGCGACATTGACGAGAATTCGGACACCAGCAGCCGGATCCAGGTGGCGACGATTGCGGTGACGGATGATGCGCTGGGGGTCAATGATCTGGGGCTGAGCGGCGCGGATGCGGCCGAGTTTGAGATCGACGGCGGGGTTCTGTACCTGCGGGCGGGCACCACGCTGAACTTTGAGGATCAGGACCAGTTCGACGTGACGGTGACGGTGGATGACACCAGCGTCGGCGCAACGCCGGATGCCCAGGCCAGCCTGAGCGTCGCGGTCAACGATGTGAACGAAGCGCCAAGCGGCTCTGTAGCCCTAACAGGGGTTGAAGCGGAAACATTTGTTCTGACCGCTGACGTGTCCGCCATTGAGGATCCCGAAGGGATTCTTGCTGGAAGCTTTGTTTATACCTGGTTCCGTGATCTGGTGGCGATTGCGGGAGCGACAGAGCAAACATACACCCTGACCGAGGCAGACGTCGGATCGGAGATTTCGGTATCCGTGACCTTTACCGATTTGCTTGGCAAATCAGAGACTGGCGGGACCGCGGAGACGGATGCCATTACGGCGACCAATCAACTTTTGACCGGAACGCCGGACATGGACACCCTGACCGGCGGCGGCGGGGACGATACAGTTCTTGGCCTGGGCGAAAACGATCGGCTCTCAGGTTCCGGTGGCAATGACAGTATCGAAGGCGGTTCTGGAAATGATCTCATTGATGGTGACACGGGCCGCGATACCCTGGAGGGCGGTGATGGCGCAGACATCCTGCGCGGAGGCGAGGGCAATGACGAATTGGACGGTGGCACCGGATCTGACAGGATAAATGCCGGGGCGGGAGATGATTTTGTATTCTCGTTCTCGTCCAGTTCGGCGGACAGCGATCTTATCTTTGCAGGGTCAGGGGACGACACGGTGGTGTCTGGAAACGGACAAGACACGGTCTTTGGTATGGAAGGCGATGATCTGATTTCCGGAGGCGGCGGATCTGATTTCCTGGTGGGTCAAGACGGTGATGACGTTCTGAGCGGCGGTGCCAATCAGGATATTCTGTTCGGTGGCGATGGTGACGACTTCCTGAACGGTGGGTTTGCACACGATCTGCTGCATGGCGGAAGCGGCGCGGATCGGTTCTTTAGGTTCGATGGTCTGGGCCATGGTACGGATTGGATCGCTGACTATGACGCCAGCGAAGGCGACCTCTTGGTCTTTGCTGGACCTGCGGCCACAGCATCAGACTTTACCGTATTCTTTACAAATGCGGTTGATGATCTGGGCATTCTCTCCGGCGATGACGCGATCGAGGAGGCATTCGTGCTCTACAATCCTACGGGTCAAAGGATCTTTACCCTGGTCGATGGAGCCAGCCAAACAGAGTTGATCTTGCGCGTTGCGACGACCGGAGAAGAATTCGATCTGTTGGCCTAA